TGGAAAAGATATATGGCGACGAGGTCACCTATTCACACTCGAGCGCCGCGACGCAGACCAAGAGTCAGGTGCTTGCCGACATCAACGGGCCCAACGTCGCTGAGTTCATGAAGTTCAGCGAGACGACGATACGTCTCTACGGCAATGTCGCGGTGGTCAAGGGGATCGTCGACTTTCGCACTGGACCTCCCGGAGCACTGCTGGACAACCATCTGAACATCCTGTGGGTGCTCGTGCGTCGTGCGCCTGGCCCGCACGGCTGGCAGATCGTTGCGCGTCAGCCGACGAGGATCGGGCCGTCGACAGGCACGCCCGTCAACAAGTAAAGGAGCGTGGCCACCGTCGCCAGAAGTCTCATCTCGACCTTATAATCGCCGCGGCCGCCGGGGTGCAAAACGCTGCTTACTGCTGCCGAGCGGCCGGGTCGGTGTAGTTCACCATCCAGTTGATCCCGAACCGGTCCGTCAGGCTGCCAAAGTAGTCCCCCCAGAACTGATCCGCGATCGGCATCGTGACGGTGCCGCCCTGCCCCAGCGCGTTGAAGACGCGGTCGGCTTCAGCCCGGCTGTCCGGGTGGAGCGAGATCGAAATGTTGTTCCCCGCGACGTGCTGCGGGCCCATCCCCGGCATGGTGTCGCTCGCCATGATCATCTGGCCGTCCGGCAGGGCGAGGCCGACGTGCATCACCAGGTTCTTCTGCTCGGGCGTGAGCTGGAAACCCTCCTGCTGCGGCATCGCGCCGAACCGGTAGAACTCGGTCAGCTTTCCGCCGAGGACTCGTTCATAGAAGCGGAACGCCTCCTCTGTCTGGCCGACGAAATTCAGGTACGGATGGATCTTCATGTTCGACCTCCTGGAGAGTAGGACCAGCGCGAACGAATGCGCGAGGATGCGGTCGTCCCGAACGACGAACGTGTCGGTGCCGTCATGCGCGCATCATATGCGTCACAACCCGGGCTGCGCCATCGGTGGCTGCCGGATGTCTGCCGCTGGCGCGC
This genomic interval from Vicinamibacterales bacterium contains the following:
- a CDS encoding nuclear transport factor 2 family protein, coding for MLLLVLALMLAIGNRFLYTEAMKAKLLMMTFVMLGALVAAGTATEAAQSKADEKAVTDTLELMARATIAKDVATLEKIYGDEVTYSHSSAATQTKSQVLADINGPNVAEFMKFSETTIRLYGNVAVVKGIVDFRTGPPGALLDNHLNILWVLVRRAPGPHGWQIVARQPTRIGPSTGTPVNK
- a CDS encoding VOC family protein, translated to MKIHPYLNFVGQTEEAFRFYERVLGGKLTEFYRFGAMPQQEGFQLTPEQKNLVMHVGLALPDGQMIMASDTMPGMGPQHVAGNNISISLHPDSRAEADRVFNALGQGGTVTMPIADQFWGDYFGSLTDRFGINWMVNYTDPAARQQ